From the genome of Homo sapiens chromosome 19 genomic scaffold, GRCh38.p14 alternate locus group ALT_REF_LOCI_7 HSCHR19LRC_PGF1_CTG3_1, one region includes:
- the NLRP7 gene encoding NACHT, LRR and PYD domains-containing protein 7 isoform 2 (isoform 2 is encoded by transcript variant 2; The RefSeq protein has 1 substitution compared to this genomic sequence): MTSPQLEWTLQTLLEQLNEDELKSFKSLLWAFPLEDVLQKTPWSEVEEADGKKLAEILVNTSSENWIRNATVNILEEMNLTELCKMAKAEMMEDGQVQEIDNPELGDAEEDSELAKPGEKEGWRNSMEKQSLVWKNTFWQGDIDNFHDDVTLRNQRFIPFLNPRTPRKLTPYTVVLHGPAGVGKTTLAKKCMLDWTDCNLSPTLRYAFYLSCKELSRMGPCSFAELISKDWPELQDDIPSILAQAQRILFVVDGLDELKVPPGALIQDICGDWEKKKPVPVLLGSLLKRKMLPRAALLVTTRPRALRDLQLLAQQPIYVRVEGFLEEDRRAYFLRHFGDEDQAMRAFELMRSNAALFQLGSAPAVCWIVCTTLKLQMEKGEDPVPTCLTRTGLFLRFLCSRFPQGAQLRGALRTLSLLAAQGLWAQMSVFHREDLERLGVQESDLRLFLDGDILRQDRVSKGCYSFIHLSFQQFLTALFYALEKEEGEDRDGHAWDIGDVQKLLSGEERLKNPDLIQVGHFLFGLANEKRAKELEATFGCRMSPDIKQELLQCKAHLHANKPLSVTDLKEVLGCLYESQEEELAKVVVAPFKEISIHLTNTSEVMHCSFSLKHCQDLQKLSLQVAKGVFLENYMDFELDIEFERCTYLTIPNWARQDLRSLRLWTDFCSLFSSNSNLKFLEVKQSFLSDSSVRILCDHVTRSTCHLQKVEIKNVTPDTAYRDFCLAFIGKKTLTHLTLAGHIEWERTMMLMLCDLLRNHKCNLQYLRLGGHCATPEQWAEFFYVLKANQSLKHLRLSANVLLDEGAMLLYKTMTRPKHFLQMLSLENCRLTEASCKDLAAVLVVSKKLTHLCLAKNPIGDTGVKFLCEGLSYPDCKLQTLVLQQCSITKLGCRYLSEALQEACSLTNLDLSINQIARGLWILCQALENPNCNLKHLRLKTYETNLEIKKLLEEVKEKNPKLTIDCNASGATAPPCCDFFC, encoded by the exons ATGACATCGCCCCAGCTAGAGTGGACTCTGCAGACCCTTCTGGAGCAGCTGAACGAGGATGAATTAAAGAGTTTCAAATCCCTTTTATGGGCTTTTCCCCTCGAAGACGTGCTACAGAAGACCCCATGGTCTGAGGTGGAAGAGGCTGATGGCAAGAAACTGGCAGAAATTCTGGTCAACACCTCCTCAGAAAATTGGATAAGGAATGCGACTGTGAACATCTTGGAAGAGATGAATCTCACGGAATTGTGTAAGATGGCAAAGGCTGAGATGATGG AGGACGGACAGGTGCAAGAAATAGATAATCCTGAGCTGGGAGATGCAGAAGAAGACTCGGAGTTAGCAAAGCCAG GTGAAAAGGAAGGATGGAGAAATTCAATGGAGAAACAATCTTTGGTCTGGAAGAACACCTTTTGGCAAGGAGACATTGACAATTTCCATGACGACGTCACTCTGAGAAACCAACGGTTCATTCCATTCTTGAATCCCAGAACACCCAGGAAGCTAACACCTTACACGGTGGTGCTGCACGGCCCCGCAGGCGTGGGGAAAACCACGCTGGCCAAAAAGTGTATGCTGGACTGGACAGACTGCAACCTCAGCCCGACGCTCAGATACGCGTTCTACCTCAGCTGCAAGGAGCTCAGCCGCATGGGCCCCTGCAGTTTTGCAGAGCTGATCTCCAAAGACTGGCCTGAATTGCAGGATGACATTCCAAGCATCCTAGCCCAAGCACAGAGAATCCTGTTCGTGGTCGATGGCCTTGATGAGCTGAAAGTCCCACCTGGGGCGCTGATCCAGGACATCTGCGGGGACTGGGAGAAGAAGAAGCCGGTGCCCGTCCTCCTGGGGAGTTTGCTGAAGAGGAAGATGTTACCCAGGGCAGCCTTGCTGGTCACCACGCGGCCCAGGGCACTGAGGGACCTCCAGCTCCTGGCGCAGCAGCCGATCTACGTAAGGgtggagggcttcctggaggaggacaGGAGGGCCTATTTCCTGAGACACTTTGGAGACGAGGACCAAGCCATGCGTGCCTTTGAGCTAATGAGGAGCAACGCGGCCCTGTTCCAGCTGGGCTCGGCCCCCGCGGTGTGCTGGATTGTGTGCACGACTCTGAAGCTGCAGATGGAGAAGGGGGAGGACCCGGTCCCCACCTGCCTCACCCGCACGGGGCTGTTCCTGCGTTTCCTCTGCAGCCGGTTCCCGCAGGGCGCACAGCTGCGGGGCGCGCTGCGGACGCTGAGCCTCCTGGCCGCGCAGGGCCTGTGGGCGCAGATGTCCGTGTTCCACCGAGAGGACCTGGAAAGGCTCGGGGTGCAGGAGTCCGACCTCCGTCTGTTCCTGGACGGAGACATCCTCCGCCAGGACAGAGTCTCCAAAGGCTGCTACTCCTtcatccacctcagcttccagcaGTTTCTCACTGCCCTGTTCTACAccctggagaaggaggagggggaggacaGGGACGGCCACGCCTGGGACATCGGGGACGTACAGAAGCTGCTTTCCGGAGAAGAAAGACTCAAGAACCCCGACCTGATTCAAGTAGGACACTTCTTATTCGGCCTCGCTAACGAGAAGAGAGCCAAGGAGTTGGAGGCCACTTTTGGCTGCCGGATGTCACCGGACATCAAACAGGAATTGCTGCAATGCAAAGCACATCTTCATGCAAATAAGCCCTTATCCGTGACCGACCTGAAGGAGGTCTTGGGCTGCCTGTATGAGTCTCAGGAGGAGGAGCTGGCGAAGGTGGTGGTGGCCCCGTTCAAGGAAATTTCTATTCACCTGACAAATACTTCTGAAGTGATGCATTGTTCCTTCAGCCTGAAGCATTGTCAAGACTTGCAGAAACTCTCACTGCAGGTAGCAAAGGGGGTGTTCCTGGAGAATTACATGGATTTTGAACTGGACATTGAATTTGAAAG GTGCACTTACCTAACCATTCCGAACTGGGCTCGGCAGGATCTTCGCTCTCTTCGCCTCTGGACAGATTTCTGCTCTCTCTTCAGCTCAAACAGCAACCTCAAGTTTCTGGAAGTGAAACAAAGCTTCCTGAGTGACTCTTCTGTGCGGATTCTTTGTGACCACGTAACCCGTAGCACCTGTCATCTGCAGAAAGTGGA GATTAAAAACGTCACCCCTGACACCGCGTACCGGGACTTCTGTCTTGCTTTCATTGGGAAGAAGACCCTCACGCACCTGACCCTGGCAGGGCACATCGAGTGGGAACGCacgatgatgctgatgctgtgtGACCTGCTCAGAAATCATAAATGCAACCTGCAGTACCTGAG GTTGGGAGGTCACTGTGCCACCCCGGAGCAGTGGGCTGAATTCTTCTATGTCCTCAAAGCCAACCAGTCCCTGAAGCACCTGCGTCTCTCAGCCAATGTGCTCCTGGATGAGGGTGCCATGTTGCTGTACAAGACCATGACACGCCCAAAACACTTCCTGCAGATGTTGTC gTTGGAAAACTGTCGTCTTACAGAAGCCAGTTGCAAGGACCTTGCTGCTGTCTTGGTTGTCAGCAAGAAGCTGACACACCTGTGCTTGGCCAAGAACCCCATTGGGGATACAGGGGTGAAGTTTCTGTGTGAGGGCTTGAGTTACCCTGATTGTAAACTGCAGACCTTGGT GTTACAGCAATGCAGCATAACCAAGCTTGGCTGTAGATATCTCTCAGAGGCGCTCCAAGAAGCCTGCAGCCTCACAAACCTGGACTTGAGTATCAACCAGATAGCTCGTGGATTGTGGATTCTCTGTCAGGCATTAGAGAATCCAAACTGTAACCTAAAACACCTACG GTTGAAGACCTATGAAACTAATTTGGAAATCAAGAAGCTGTTGGaggaagtgaaagaaaagaatCCCAAGCTGACTATTGATTGCAATGCTTCCGGGGCAACGGCACCTCCGTGCTGTGACTTTTTTTGCTGA
- the NLRP7 gene encoding NACHT, LRR and PYD domains-containing protein 7 isoform 3 (isoform 3 is encoded by transcript variant 3; The RefSeq protein has 1 substitution compared to this genomic sequence) — MTSPQLEWTLQTLLEQLNEDELKSFKSLLWAFPLEDVLQKTPWSEVEEADGKKLAEILVNTSSENWIRNATVNILEEMNLTELCKMAKAEMMEDGQVQEIDNPELGDAEEDSELAKPGEKEGWRNSMEKQSLVWKNTFWQGDIDNFHDDVTLRNQRFIPFLNPRTPRKLTPYTVVLHGPAGVGKTTLAKKCMLDWTDCNLSPTLRYAFYLSCKELSRMGPCSFAELISKDWPELQDDIPSILAQAQRILFVVDGLDELKVPPGALIQDICGDWEKKKPVPVLLGSLLKRKMLPRAALLVTTRPRALRDLQLLAQQPIYVRVEGFLEEDRRAYFLRHFGDEDQAMRAFELMRSNAALFQLGSAPAVCWIVCTTLKLQMEKGEDPVPTCLTRTGLFLRFLCSRFPQGAQLRGALRTLSLLAAQGLWAQMSVFHREDLERLGVQESDLRLFLDGDILRQDRVSKGCYSFIHLSFQQFLTALFYALEKEEGEDRDGHAWDIGDVQKLLSGEERLKNPDLIQVGHFLFGLANEKRAKELEATFGCRMSPDIKQELLQCKAHLHANKPLSVTDLKEVLGCLYESQEEELAKVVVAPFKEISIHLTNTSEVMHCSFSLKHCQDLQKLSLQVAKGVFLENYMDFELDIEFERCTYLTIPNWARQDLRSLRLWTDFCSLFSSNSNLKFLEVKQSFLSDSSVRILCDHVTRSTCHLQKVEIKNVTPDTAYRDFCLAFIGKKTLTHLTLAGHIEWERTMMLMLCDLLRNHKCNLQYLRLGGHCATPEQWAEFFYVLKANQSLKHLRLSANVLLDEGAMLLYKTMTRPKHFLQMLSLENCRLTEASCKDLAAVLVVSKKLTHLCLAKNPIGDTGVKFLCEGLSYPDCKLQTLVLQQCSITKLGCRYLSEALQEACSLTNLDLSINQIARGLWILCQALENPNCNLKHLRLWSCSLMPFYCQHLGSALLSNQKLETLDLGQNHLWKSGIIKLFGVLRQRTGSLKILRLKTYETNLEIKKLLEEVKEKNPKLTIDCNASGATAPPCCDFFC, encoded by the exons ATGACATCGCCCCAGCTAGAGTGGACTCTGCAGACCCTTCTGGAGCAGCTGAACGAGGATGAATTAAAGAGTTTCAAATCCCTTTTATGGGCTTTTCCCCTCGAAGACGTGCTACAGAAGACCCCATGGTCTGAGGTGGAAGAGGCTGATGGCAAGAAACTGGCAGAAATTCTGGTCAACACCTCCTCAGAAAATTGGATAAGGAATGCGACTGTGAACATCTTGGAAGAGATGAATCTCACGGAATTGTGTAAGATGGCAAAGGCTGAGATGATGG AGGACGGACAGGTGCAAGAAATAGATAATCCTGAGCTGGGAGATGCAGAAGAAGACTCGGAGTTAGCAAAGCCAG GTGAAAAGGAAGGATGGAGAAATTCAATGGAGAAACAATCTTTGGTCTGGAAGAACACCTTTTGGCAAGGAGACATTGACAATTTCCATGACGACGTCACTCTGAGAAACCAACGGTTCATTCCATTCTTGAATCCCAGAACACCCAGGAAGCTAACACCTTACACGGTGGTGCTGCACGGCCCCGCAGGCGTGGGGAAAACCACGCTGGCCAAAAAGTGTATGCTGGACTGGACAGACTGCAACCTCAGCCCGACGCTCAGATACGCGTTCTACCTCAGCTGCAAGGAGCTCAGCCGCATGGGCCCCTGCAGTTTTGCAGAGCTGATCTCCAAAGACTGGCCTGAATTGCAGGATGACATTCCAAGCATCCTAGCCCAAGCACAGAGAATCCTGTTCGTGGTCGATGGCCTTGATGAGCTGAAAGTCCCACCTGGGGCGCTGATCCAGGACATCTGCGGGGACTGGGAGAAGAAGAAGCCGGTGCCCGTCCTCCTGGGGAGTTTGCTGAAGAGGAAGATGTTACCCAGGGCAGCCTTGCTGGTCACCACGCGGCCCAGGGCACTGAGGGACCTCCAGCTCCTGGCGCAGCAGCCGATCTACGTAAGGgtggagggcttcctggaggaggacaGGAGGGCCTATTTCCTGAGACACTTTGGAGACGAGGACCAAGCCATGCGTGCCTTTGAGCTAATGAGGAGCAACGCGGCCCTGTTCCAGCTGGGCTCGGCCCCCGCGGTGTGCTGGATTGTGTGCACGACTCTGAAGCTGCAGATGGAGAAGGGGGAGGACCCGGTCCCCACCTGCCTCACCCGCACGGGGCTGTTCCTGCGTTTCCTCTGCAGCCGGTTCCCGCAGGGCGCACAGCTGCGGGGCGCGCTGCGGACGCTGAGCCTCCTGGCCGCGCAGGGCCTGTGGGCGCAGATGTCCGTGTTCCACCGAGAGGACCTGGAAAGGCTCGGGGTGCAGGAGTCCGACCTCCGTCTGTTCCTGGACGGAGACATCCTCCGCCAGGACAGAGTCTCCAAAGGCTGCTACTCCTtcatccacctcagcttccagcaGTTTCTCACTGCCCTGTTCTACAccctggagaaggaggagggggaggacaGGGACGGCCACGCCTGGGACATCGGGGACGTACAGAAGCTGCTTTCCGGAGAAGAAAGACTCAAGAACCCCGACCTGATTCAAGTAGGACACTTCTTATTCGGCCTCGCTAACGAGAAGAGAGCCAAGGAGTTGGAGGCCACTTTTGGCTGCCGGATGTCACCGGACATCAAACAGGAATTGCTGCAATGCAAAGCACATCTTCATGCAAATAAGCCCTTATCCGTGACCGACCTGAAGGAGGTCTTGGGCTGCCTGTATGAGTCTCAGGAGGAGGAGCTGGCGAAGGTGGTGGTGGCCCCGTTCAAGGAAATTTCTATTCACCTGACAAATACTTCTGAAGTGATGCATTGTTCCTTCAGCCTGAAGCATTGTCAAGACTTGCAGAAACTCTCACTGCAGGTAGCAAAGGGGGTGTTCCTGGAGAATTACATGGATTTTGAACTGGACATTGAATTTGAAAG GTGCACTTACCTAACCATTCCGAACTGGGCTCGGCAGGATCTTCGCTCTCTTCGCCTCTGGACAGATTTCTGCTCTCTCTTCAGCTCAAACAGCAACCTCAAGTTTCTGGAAGTGAAACAAAGCTTCCTGAGTGACTCTTCTGTGCGGATTCTTTGTGACCACGTAACCCGTAGCACCTGTCATCTGCAGAAAGTGGA GATTAAAAACGTCACCCCTGACACCGCGTACCGGGACTTCTGTCTTGCTTTCATTGGGAAGAAGACCCTCACGCACCTGACCCTGGCAGGGCACATCGAGTGGGAACGCacgatgatgctgatgctgtgtGACCTGCTCAGAAATCATAAATGCAACCTGCAGTACCTGAG GTTGGGAGGTCACTGTGCCACCCCGGAGCAGTGGGCTGAATTCTTCTATGTCCTCAAAGCCAACCAGTCCCTGAAGCACCTGCGTCTCTCAGCCAATGTGCTCCTGGATGAGGGTGCCATGTTGCTGTACAAGACCATGACACGCCCAAAACACTTCCTGCAGATGTTGTC gTTGGAAAACTGTCGTCTTACAGAAGCCAGTTGCAAGGACCTTGCTGCTGTCTTGGTTGTCAGCAAGAAGCTGACACACCTGTGCTTGGCCAAGAACCCCATTGGGGATACAGGGGTGAAGTTTCTGTGTGAGGGCTTGAGTTACCCTGATTGTAAACTGCAGACCTTGGT GTTACAGCAATGCAGCATAACCAAGCTTGGCTGTAGATATCTCTCAGAGGCGCTCCAAGAAGCCTGCAGCCTCACAAACCTGGACTTGAGTATCAACCAGATAGCTCGTGGATTGTGGATTCTCTGTCAGGCATTAGAGAATCCAAACTGTAACCTAAAACACCTACG CCTCTGGAGCTGCTCCCTCATGCCTTTCTATTGTCAGCATCTTGGATCTGCTCTCCTCAGCAATCAGAAGCTTGAAACTCTGGACCTGGGCCAGAATCATTTGTGGAAGAGTGGCATAATTAAGCTCTTTGGGGTTCTAAGACAAAGAACTGGATCCTTGAAGATACTCAg GTTGAAGACCTATGAAACTAATTTGGAAATCAAGAAGCTGTTGGaggaagtgaaagaaaagaatCCCAAGCTGACTATTGATTGCAATGCTTCCGGGGCAACGGCACCTCCGTGCTGTGACTTTTTTTGCTGA
- the NLRP7 gene encoding NACHT, LRR and PYD domains-containing protein 7 isoform X5, with product MTSPQLEWTLQTLLEQLNEDELKSFKSLLWAFPLEDVLQKTPWSEVEEADGKKLAEILVNTSSENWIRNATVNILEEMNLTELCKMAKAEMMEDGQVQEIDNPELGDAEEDSELAKPGEKEGWRNSMEKQSLVWKNTFWQGDIDNFHDDVTLRNQRFIPFLNPRTPRKLTPYTVVLHGPAGVGKTTLAKKCMLDWTDCNLSPTLRYAFYLSCKELSRMGPCSFAELISKDWPELQDDIPSILAQAQRILFVVDGLDELKVPPGALIQDICGDWEKKKPVPVLLGSLLKRKMLPRAALLVTTRPRALRDLQLLAQQPIYVRVEGFLEEDRRAYFLRHFGDEDQAMRAFELMRSNAALFQLGSAPAVCWIVCTTLKLQMEKGEDPVPTCLTRTGLFLRFLCSRFPQGAQLRGALRTLSLLAAQGLWAQMSVFHREDLERLGVQESDLRLFLDGDILRQDRVSKGCYSFIHLSFQQFLTALFYTLEKEEGEDRDGHAWDIGDVQKLLSGEERLKNPDLIQVGHFLFGLANEKRAKELEATFGCRMSPDIKQELLQCKAHLHANKPLSVTDLKEVLGCLYESQEEELAKVVVAPFKEISIHLTNTSEVMHCSFSLKHCQDLQKLSLQVAKGVFLENYMDFELDIEFERCTYLTIPNWARQDLRSLRLWTDFCSLFSSNSNLKFLEVKQSFLSDSSVRILCDHVTRSTCHLQKVEIKNVTPDTAYRDFCLAFIGKKTLTHLTLAGHIEWERTMMLMLCDLLRNHKCNLQYLRLGGHCATPEQWAEFFYVLKANQSLKHLRLSANVLLDEGAMLLYKTMTRPKHFLQMLSLENCRLTEASCKDLAAVLVVSKKLTHLCLAKNPIGDTGVKFLCEGLSYPDCKLQTLVLQQCSITKLGCRYLSEALQEACSLTNLDLSINQIARGLWILCQALENPNCNLKHLRLWSCSLMPFYCQHLGSALLSNQKLETLDLGQNHLWKSGIIKLFGVLRQRTGSLKILRLKTYETNLEIKKLLEEVKEKNPKLTIDCNASGATAPPCCDFFC from the exons ATGACATCGCCCCAGCTAGAGTGGACTCTGCAGACCCTTCTGGAGCAGCTGAACGAGGATGAATTAAAGAGTTTCAAATCCCTTTTATGGGCTTTTCCCCTCGAAGACGTGCTACAGAAGACCCCATGGTCTGAGGTGGAAGAGGCTGATGGCAAGAAACTGGCAGAAATTCTGGTCAACACCTCCTCAGAAAATTGGATAAGGAATGCGACTGTGAACATCTTGGAAGAGATGAATCTCACGGAATTGTGTAAGATGGCAAAGGCTGAGATGATGG AGGACGGACAGGTGCAAGAAATAGATAATCCTGAGCTGGGAGATGCAGAAGAAGACTCGGAGTTAGCAAAGCCAG GTGAAAAGGAAGGATGGAGAAATTCAATGGAGAAACAATCTTTGGTCTGGAAGAACACCTTTTGGCAAGGAGACATTGACAATTTCCATGACGACGTCACTCTGAGAAACCAACGGTTCATTCCATTCTTGAATCCCAGAACACCCAGGAAGCTAACACCTTACACGGTGGTGCTGCACGGCCCCGCAGGCGTGGGGAAAACCACGCTGGCCAAAAAGTGTATGCTGGACTGGACAGACTGCAACCTCAGCCCGACGCTCAGATACGCGTTCTACCTCAGCTGCAAGGAGCTCAGCCGCATGGGCCCCTGCAGTTTTGCAGAGCTGATCTCCAAAGACTGGCCTGAATTGCAGGATGACATTCCAAGCATCCTAGCCCAAGCACAGAGAATCCTGTTCGTGGTCGATGGCCTTGATGAGCTGAAAGTCCCACCTGGGGCGCTGATCCAGGACATCTGCGGGGACTGGGAGAAGAAGAAGCCGGTGCCCGTCCTCCTGGGGAGTTTGCTGAAGAGGAAGATGTTACCCAGGGCAGCCTTGCTGGTCACCACGCGGCCCAGGGCACTGAGGGACCTCCAGCTCCTGGCGCAGCAGCCGATCTACGTAAGGgtggagggcttcctggaggaggacaGGAGGGCCTATTTCCTGAGACACTTTGGAGACGAGGACCAAGCCATGCGTGCCTTTGAGCTAATGAGGAGCAACGCGGCCCTGTTCCAGCTGGGCTCGGCCCCCGCGGTGTGCTGGATTGTGTGCACGACTCTGAAGCTGCAGATGGAGAAGGGGGAGGACCCGGTCCCCACCTGCCTCACCCGCACGGGGCTGTTCCTGCGTTTCCTCTGCAGCCGGTTCCCGCAGGGCGCACAGCTGCGGGGCGCGCTGCGGACGCTGAGCCTCCTGGCCGCGCAGGGCCTGTGGGCGCAGATGTCCGTGTTCCACCGAGAGGACCTGGAAAGGCTCGGGGTGCAGGAGTCCGACCTCCGTCTGTTCCTGGACGGAGACATCCTCCGCCAGGACAGAGTCTCCAAAGGCTGCTACTCCTtcatccacctcagcttccagcaGTTTCTCACTGCCCTGTTCTACAccctggagaaggaggagggggaggacaGGGACGGCCACGCCTGGGACATCGGGGACGTACAGAAGCTGCTTTCCGGAGAAGAAAGACTCAAGAACCCCGACCTGATTCAAGTAGGACACTTCTTATTCGGCCTCGCTAACGAGAAGAGAGCCAAGGAGTTGGAGGCCACTTTTGGCTGCCGGATGTCACCGGACATCAAACAGGAATTGCTGCAATGCAAAGCACATCTTCATGCAAATAAGCCCTTATCCGTGACCGACCTGAAGGAGGTCTTGGGCTGCCTGTATGAGTCTCAGGAGGAGGAGCTGGCGAAGGTGGTGGTGGCCCCGTTCAAGGAAATTTCTATTCACCTGACAAATACTTCTGAAGTGATGCATTGTTCCTTCAGCCTGAAGCATTGTCAAGACTTGCAGAAACTCTCACTGCAGGTAGCAAAGGGGGTGTTCCTGGAGAATTACATGGATTTTGAACTGGACATTGAATTTGAAAG GTGCACTTACCTAACCATTCCGAACTGGGCTCGGCAGGATCTTCGCTCTCTTCGCCTCTGGACAGATTTCTGCTCTCTCTTCAGCTCAAACAGCAACCTCAAGTTTCTGGAAGTGAAACAAAGCTTCCTGAGTGACTCTTCTGTGCGGATTCTTTGTGACCACGTAACCCGTAGCACCTGTCATCTGCAGAAAGTGGA GATTAAAAACGTCACCCCTGACACCGCGTACCGGGACTTCTGTCTTGCTTTCATTGGGAAGAAGACCCTCACGCACCTGACCCTGGCAGGGCACATCGAGTGGGAACGCacgatgatgctgatgctgtgtGACCTGCTCAGAAATCATAAATGCAACCTGCAGTACCTGAG GTTGGGAGGTCACTGTGCCACCCCGGAGCAGTGGGCTGAATTCTTCTATGTCCTCAAAGCCAACCAGTCCCTGAAGCACCTGCGTCTCTCAGCCAATGTGCTCCTGGATGAGGGTGCCATGTTGCTGTACAAGACCATGACACGCCCAAAACACTTCCTGCAGATGTTGTC gTTGGAAAACTGTCGTCTTACAGAAGCCAGTTGCAAGGACCTTGCTGCTGTCTTGGTTGTCAGCAAGAAGCTGACACACCTGTGCTTGGCCAAGAACCCCATTGGGGATACAGGGGTGAAGTTTCTGTGTGAGGGCTTGAGTTACCCTGATTGTAAACTGCAGACCTTGGT GTTACAGCAATGCAGCATAACCAAGCTTGGCTGTAGATATCTCTCAGAGGCGCTCCAAGAAGCCTGCAGCCTCACAAACCTGGACTTGAGTATCAACCAGATAGCTCGTGGATTGTGGATTCTCTGTCAGGCATTAGAGAATCCAAACTGTAACCTAAAACACCTACG CCTCTGGAGCTGCTCCCTCATGCCTTTCTATTGTCAGCATCTTGGATCTGCTCTCCTCAGCAATCAGAAGCTTGAAACTCTGGACCTGGGCCAGAATCATTTGTGGAAGAGTGGCATAATTAAGCTCTTTGGGGTTCTAAGACAAAGAACTGGATCCTTGAAGATACTCAg GTTGAAGACCTATGAAACTAATTTGGAAATCAAGAAGCTGTTGGaggaagtgaaagaaaagaatCCCAAGCTGACTATTGATTGCAATGCTTCCGGGGCAACGGCACCTCCGTGCTGTGACTTTTTTTGCTGA